The genomic region TTTCAAGTCCCTATAAAAGCCTTTTATCTTAATTAAAAACAATATTTCTTATACTAATTTGAAGACCATCTTATAATTTTGGATAATGGCGGTAACACTTCCATGATTTGCAGTACATTAGAGCACCTTTTAGATGTCCATGACAATGCAAGGACCTTACATCTCTCTTTCAAAAATAATTCGTAAACAACAATAATTGTGTTGAGAATTGTACAATAGATTGAATTATGGAGGTAGTTGTACTTCTTTTTAATAATGTACAATTTCTACCGCTACTTAATGGTGTCTAACATGTCTTCAATACATACTATTAAGGTTGACTCACATTTCTCATCATTGTGTTATATTGAGCACTAGACAATAGATAATGTAGTCACCATAATAACCCAAGTGACATCCATGAAGATCATGCTATGTTAGAAAATTTGCTAGCATATCACGTAACTACCAAAAAATAGTTCCAAACCAACCAACCAACCATTAAAAGATGATTATTCACATTTAAAAGCAATTCATCTTCAACAATGACTCTCGTATCCATCATGGTATAAATAAACATAACATTAGCTTAGtagatagataaatagatagataggtACCAACAATTAGTTTAGAAGATTGCAACAGTACGTCTCTTTCAAAAGTATGTCAAATGCATGATAAGAAGataaataaaacacatttattATTTCACTTCTATATATACCTCTTTTGATACTAGTCCATCTCATAAACAATCTACACAAATAAAACTTTATTGAAATTTGTATCTCTACGAAAGAGTTGTGGCTCAATTGGTTGAGAATAATTGGTAAGGCTGATGGTATATTTCTTCATGACATGTTCATCCACCAAGACTGAAACCTCCAAAGATGTGATATATAAGAAATGAGGCTAATATCGTGTCCTAGAAAATTATGATACAATAAATACCCCTCAATTTTtaactctttgtcaaaatgatataaGAATAAGCTCATCCTtccatatcaaataacaaaactatctaataaataatataaaacccTCCCAAAAAAATTAGAACCTAAAAAATACTCCACCAAATCTCAAATAAAacttattttataaaaatataaaaaagctCCCCTAAAACCCTCATCTAAAAAGTAGTTTACCAAATCTCAACATAACCTACAacctattatattattaatataagtAAAAACTTATCTTATGAAGAATATAAAACCCTTCCCCCAAAATCCTTATCTGAAAAGTAGTTCACCAAATTTCAACATAAACTGCGACTTAGCCTTAATTAGAGTCGATATTTATGCTTGGAAAGCCGATTTAAAAACATTGAAATTCAGCAAATTACGTGTATAGCGCCTAGAAATATGGGAATTTTACGATTTAAGTCGGGCATCAAGGGAAATAAGGTCATGGATAGAGTGCTCCCAAACGCCCACTTTCTTCACGTGTATTTTGCTGACCAAGTACATTAATCCTTCGCGGCGTTAGTCAATGTCGATAAAACGCTTCAAATGGAGAATAAAACATATATAATTCTAAGTACTTCTTTACCATATTGGCAAATTGATTCTCAGTAGTTTTTCCTGTTGCTCCGCATTCACAGCACCCATAGTTGGTAGAATTTTACCCATTATTTACGTTGAAAGTAGGACCCAGAGGTAAGCAATTCCTACGTTGAAGACGTTATTTTCAGAGTATTATATAAACTGGAAGTCAACTTTTTTTCCTGTAATAATACTCCATGGCAGACAAAATGTATCTAtatatatccaacaaaaataccgTCCTTCAATAGTTGTACTAAAAGCCTAATTGACTTGACGGTATGTTCTGGGACAATAGTGATGTCTCTGGTAAACAAAAGAGACTTTCTGACATTATGTAATGACTGAAAATGGTGGGTGTGAATCCGTGAAGCACATGGGGCGAAAGATCCATATGCATGCATGCAGGTTAAGACGATTAACAAAAGTGGGAATAGTACCCGAATCCGTGAATATCGGCCAGAGCTCACAAGATTTCAAACTTAATTCACGTGAAGACAGAAGTCGATGACTATTTTCTTTCACTCTGCCTCAATGGGACCCTGTAATAGCAATTCTTCATTTGCGTGCACTTCTATTTAATCTTGGATTCCCCCCAAAGATTAAGACTTTGCACAAGAATTAACAAGCCTGTGGGCCTCAAATCAAAAGAGTAGATTATTTGTTCAATTGTGGCGTGTCCGGAAGTGTGCGTTTTCCCGGCTTCATGTGAATCCAAAGGAACCGAAGTCCgggatctctttttttttttccattacTATAATATATCTCTTTCGTAATCTAATAAACGctcattcatttaaaaattaaagtttaaattaataatataatgtCAACAGATGTTTTACAATAGTAAGAGCGTTTATTAGAGGCCAACACAATTTACAATGGAAGCAGGGTTTATAAAAGATCAGCATAATTCGTCTAAGAAAAGTAAATAGTAAACCCATCTATAAAATAGATATTACATTTGATTTGTTTGTAAAAACtagaaatttgatttgatttgctatAAAGAAATGATTCCTTTATCTACCCACCTTTTTAATTGCCTTAGTTGctttaatataaatttttaacaATTCATCTCATTTTCTATTAAGATTTCTCAGTTCAGTTTCCAATTATTACTACGTACAATATGCATGCATGTGCTCAAAACTTTCTCAAAGAATCTCAAAACTTTCTCAAAGAATCTGCACAGTACATTGTCTTAATGATAATATCTATCAATGTATTTACATATCATTTTCTAAATATAGATTTACTAATTGTAATTCTTCACTGATGCATCACATTTTCCTCTTAGGGTTTCCCAATTCAGTTCCCAATAAGTATTACGGTACGGTCTGCATGGGCTCCAAGCTTTCAGCAATAATCTGCACCGTACATTTTCTTCTTCCTTAATTGAGCTCCGAACCGGTTTTTCCCTAGACTGCTCGTGACTCATGCTACGAATTCTTCGTGCCATTTTTTAATTCATGCAATTGCGCATGCAATCGCCAAAACGACGTTGGAAATGACCGTTCTCTAAAACGCTATGCACATTTAAGTTTTTTAAAGTATCGTACAATCCATGGAAAATCACCAGGATTCTCGTGAATTAGGGCGCTTGATTTTACGGGATTGCACATTCTTGTCCTAAACATCCGCCAGGTGGGACCCAAATAACTGCTTTTAGAACAGTAAATTGTGTCGTCTTCCCTCCATTAATCGATTTGTCAAGACAACACAATCCTATAAATCCCAGCCATTGGTGAGTTAAGCAGACACAAATCATTTGCATATCTATCTGGTATTTGAGTGGGAGCGAGAATGAGTGGGAAAGTAGCTCTGTTAGTGTTAAGCTTAGGCTTGTGTTTAATAATGGCAGTGAGAGCAAGAGTAGACTACAATAATAGGTATGCGTCTGCCTCTCATAATTATAAAGATGCTCTCACGAAATCCATTCtcttttttgaaggccaaagatccGGCAAGCTTCCTTCCACTCAGAGGATGAGATGGAGGGGAGATTCTGCCCTTGCTGACGGAGCTGATCAACACGTATGTTTAGTCTAGTCcatttcatatttatttttttgttcagCCAATGCTTACATAAACTGGGCTTTCATGTAGCTAAATGATGTTGTTATGGCGGCAGGTGGATTTGAGCGGAGGATACTACGACGCAGGAGATAATGTGAAATTTGGGTTCCCAATGGCTTTTACGACCACCATGCTATCTTGGAGCGTGGTGGAGTTTGGACAGTACATGGGTGATGACCTCCAACATGCAATGGATGCTGTTCGTTGGGGTACTGACTATCTGCTCAAAGCCACTTCTCAACCGGGAGTAATATATGTGCAGGTTTGGATTCTTCATCCTTTTCAGTCATTTGCTAGTTTTTGGTTTCACTTTGTTCTTTTATTTCTAATAATGGAAGTTTTACATGATAAAACTAACAGGCTGGATTCATATATTTGTATTTGGTGTTGTGCATTTAGGTGGCTGATCCTAACATGGATCACAGGTGCTGGGAGAGACCAGAGGACATGGACACTTCTCGTAATGTGTACAAAGTAGACAGTCAACACCCAGGCTCAGATGTTGCTTCTGAAACTGCTGCAGCCCTCGCAGCCGCCTCCCTTGTCTTCGAATCAACGGACAAATCTTATTCTAACCTTCTCCTTCAAACTGCAATGCGGGTAAAATTTCAATTACTTTCACTCATATTTGTGGTAGTATTATACTCCTCTGTTTTATCAGTCCGAATTTTTATTGAAAAAAGTTGGGTTTAAGTATTTTGATCGGAAATTTTATTCCTTTCTCAGGTGTTTGATTTCGCAGATAAGTATAGAGGATCTTACAGTGACGCCCTCTCGTCTGAAGTTTGTCCATTCTACTGCTCCTACTCTGGTTATCGTGTATGTAGAATACTCAATCTAAAATTATTATGCAGATAGACTGCATTCTATAAtgataaacaaaaaataataattctacCATATAAAACAAagattatttcattttcatttaatgTTGGCTGAGATAGTCCTCCTCAAAGGCTACTTACCCTACCACATTGGGACCAAGTATTCTCTTCCTCTCTTATCAGCGATTCGGAATCCGCTTCCCCTGAACACCTCCACTTGAAATTTGTCacaaaaattaaatttgatttgtttttatttaccTTAACAATGATATCTACCAGTTTTTTCACttaaattttctaatataaatatactagttttTCCACGAGCAGAGCCATGGACGTATGTAGAAGCGACTAACCCAAGAAAAATCTTTTGCTGGCAGGACGAATTACTGTGGGCTGCAGCTTGGTTGCAAAAGGCGACAGGGAACCCATCGTATGTGAACTACATTCAAACAAATGGGCCCAATTTGGGCGCTGACGACGGCGATAATATCTTCAGCTGGGATGAAAAGCACGCCGGAGCCCGAGTCCTTTTGGCCAAGGTTTAAAAATGACGAAAAGAAAAATTTCACCACAGTTCCTTATTCTATAATTCTTAGTACTAAAACTTGACTCTTCAAATTTTGTTTGGCAGGAATTTCTCGTTAAAAACGTGAAATCCCTAGAGGATTACAGAGGCCATGCTGATAGCTTAATTTGCTCCCTTCTGCCCGAAACTTCATCATCACAATACACGCCAGGTTTCACTGTTGCATAGATTTTAACTCACTTCTGTTTACATTCAATATATAGTATATACAAAAATTCTGTTTATGTTGGATATGTACACAAATTCATTACTTGGCCTGATTTCATGGTGTTGCAGGTGGGCTTCTGTTCAAGATGAGTGAAAGCAATTTGCAATATGTCACCTCCACGAGCTTCTTGCTTTTCACTTACGCACAATATTTGGACATTTCCAAGCAAGTAGTTAAATGTTCTAACGGAGTAGTCACTCCCACAAGGATCCGTACCCTAGCAAAAAGACAGGTGAATAGACAATACGAAACAGTTTGTTTCTATATATTAATGAAACCCTCAAGTGACTGAAATTATTTCACCGTTCTGTTTTTTCAGGTTGATTACATTCTGGGAGACAACCCCCTGGGAATGTCATACATGGTGGGGTACGGTACAAAGTTCCCACAGCATATTCACCACAGAGGATCGTCGTTGCCTTCAGTTTATCACCATCCTCAGAAAATATCGTGCAATGATGGTTTCAATTTAGGATTGAATGGCAATGGCCCGAATCCAAACATTCTGGTTGGAGCAGTTGTTGGAGGGCCTGATAACAATGATCAATTCAGGGATGATCGTAATGACTATTCGCACTCTGAACCAGCTACTTACATTAACGCTCCATTCGTCGGCGCTCTTGCTGCTTTAGCCCGCTACATGTGACCGTCATCTTATCTGTAAACTATATCCAAGGCTCATAATCTTCCCTATAAaagtggaaggatattgtcttttcaAATGTCAACCTTCACGGAGTtgttaattaatataatataatatcgtGTTTTCTACTTTGCAACAATTATTCTTCCTGCGTAAATTACCTAGATAGTGCTCTATAACTTCCAATTATATAACGGAGCCTGCCATAACAAATCCACTCAACATATTGGAATGGACTGCTCTGACAATTAGTGATATTTTACATCTCctctaaatgaaaaaaaaaatatatatatcttatttttattaaaattatttatcatttaatatttaaaaacaatcaaaagaaaattagTATTTAAAGAGTTTTAGTTCAATTGATAAGATGATGTTATATTCTTTGGTTTATGCTTTCTGCTAAGGATCATAACACTAGATGCATGATATAAGGGATGAGGTTGGCATCATGGTTATGATGACTTTACTGAAATGGATACTCCTCATTTCTTGGCTCTCAACCAAAGATGTATCGATATAGACTTATGCTCCTATAAGAGAAGAGGTTGGGACCATGGCTAGGGTGACTTTAGTGGAATGGTTACTCTTTGCTCATTGGCTCTCAACCAAAGAAGTATCAACATAGACTCAAGCTCTTATATTGAATAGAAAAACACACACATTCAACTTTTTATTCTCTACTTAAACATTATGCTCTTGAATGACTTAATAGTTCCTTGTAATTTTGTACCTCTTCGTTTtctaaaaagtgtaaacaattgtcaTCTTACTAATGAATTAAgtgatttaaaaagaaaaaatattctttTTTATCCTCCTAAATCACTTTAAGTTTCAAGCTCTTGAATGGTTTGATAATTAATAGaaattttataaattttccctCCTAAACAGGTGTCAATAATTGTTTTCCATCTATAGAATTCAATGATAtttaaaaagaattgaattaaacaCACTGATTTTTTTCTCTAtaagaacaaaataatgatatataATATCCCAATCtcttaaaaaatcataattaattttttctatatttatttagttttaaaattattattttgttgTTTGGCAACAAGAAATATAGATGGTCAATATAAACCATATAAGAAAAACAAAACATAGGCCCaccatagaaaaaaaaattgaatttgatttgatttgttaTTAAAAAGTCGAAATTAGATTTAATTTGTTTTAAGAAGAtagaatttaaatttatttatttttaattatcttAAATAATACTTATCAACATAGATTAAAATTTCCATAAGAAAATAGACATAACACAAGGTTTTATGTATGTTTTTTttctaccatataatttgtttcGAATTTGAAACCGTAAATATTTATCAACTGCCATTTTGCAATTTGGATATTAGTTAAAATAATATTTGATTATATGTTTATTATATTCACCTGTGCATGCATATTTAAGTAGAATTTCCAGTTAAAATCAAACCTTGACAATATTCTTCACactcattaataaaaaataatactatGTTGAAAACAAGACATATCAATATgttgagtcaaataaagcataaTTCACTGTCCAAAAACTATGTCCAACTGAATGAATATAAAAAATTGATTTCCCTACATTATTGTTCACGCTCGCTCCCATGTTGGAGTGACAGAGATAATGTTGACATGCAAAATTGACATTTGCAGTCTCCAAAACTAGATCTGGTCAAAATAGTGGATACAAGTGCCGAATCGTGACTCTAAACTTTCTCTTATCTCTATACACATCTAATCGATAAAGACCAGATACAAAGTACGTTGAACATATATGTGAAAGCAAAAAAATGTACAATCCTCCAAGACTTCATTTAAACAACGACTGAGTTGGTTTAACAGATGTTTCTATTTTACCAACAAATGTGGAAGCCCGAAAAAGATCAGGGCAATACTAGAAGAAGTTGATTTTCCATGAATGAACTTGTTTGCTTTTCTTGTAACTTGTCCCTCCCGCAAAGCTTATATATGAAACGACAAGATTTATTTGAAGAGAGTCGACCACCAGAATATTAAAGAATTGAATTAGCGTACACAAAGTACAAATGTTCAAGAAATGAATTAATTTAGCTCCACATATACCTATAGTGATACGACAGTGTAAACTTACCCACATTGTAGATTCAAAATCAATTACAAAACACAAATATATTTTAACACACATTAAACTTTTATTTATTCAATATCTATCATATCATGATTTACTTCTAAATAAAGGTTACATTTTTATCTGCCTAACAATACAAAAGGCAGGAAAAACTTTCAAATGGAGTGGTGCGGTCGAGGAGCTGTGGGTAGGGTTTCTGGCAAGAGCGGCGACAAAGATGGAGTTGAAGACCCAGATGGTGGGGGTTTCTCTAGCGGCAGATTTTTGTATGGTCTGTTCTTCTTCCTCAATGGCTTTGTTGGGTTGTAGTACCATTAGCGCGTTCCCCTTCTTGGGTGGGGTTGGGCTCTTTGCTCATTTGTTGTTGCGGAGATGTTGGATGTTGCAGTTGAGGTTGAGATCTTTTTGTTGGGTCCTCTTAGTGGATGGCTTCTAGGGTCTGTTTCCCATCTGTGCATTGATGGATGTTCGGCTTCCCCCTTTACTTGTTGTAAGGGATTCATCTAGGATCCACGAGGTTTTTCTGGAGTGAGATCTATGGTTTTTTGGGGGTTTGTCCACTCTCCTACTCTTCCCTTTTGTTTTCTCTTAGATGGGTCGTTTGGTAAGGTATCTATTGAGGTGATACCAACTCCTATAGAGGCAGAGTTGTGCCTTGCTTTTTTTCTTGTGAGTAGATGCAAAGGGTTGTTATGGGTGGCTGCTTTCCTTTGAAAATCTTTGTGGTCTTTCTCTCTTCTGGTTTTGGGGTCCACATTAAATCTCAGAGATGTGGGTTTGGGGAGCCTTTTAAACCCCACGGGGTGGATCTTTGTGGTTTCAAATGCTCTATGTTAGCCCCTATTTTATTGTGCCTTCTGAAGGTTAAGGGTGCCCCTTTAAAACCGTTTTTTTGTAGTATTTCAGGCTTTGATGGTGTGATCTTTTCGAGATTCCCACTCAAGGAGGGATGTTCTATGACTTTCTGCAGTGCTTCCATGGCGTGGTTTATTATGTTTGAACAAATGCATCTTGGGGTCTTTCTGCCTTttccttttgaggtggaggtggatgTTGCTAGAGGAGACctatttcctattgaggtggagtcagATGTTTCTTGTGCTACCTGGGATCTTTCTGCTATTTTGGGAGTTATTGTTGCTGGCCATGGTGGCCTTGCGGGTGCCTTTTGAATCCCCCATGTgtgtttttcaggattttttttttattgggTTTGTCGATTGTGGGAGCCTCGTTATTCCCATAGGCAAGCTAGATGCTTGCAATTTTAAAGAGCCTAGTTTGGCCAGTtatggtttttggttaagggttagtttTGCTAATGGCAGGTTGAACAATATGTTACAGGTTAAGGGAGGCTGGGAAAACCCTTGTTTTCTAGTTTTGGGAGCCAATTCAAAACCCAttatgaaggttaggggagccttccAAAACACCATGAAGGTTAGGGGAGACTTTCAAAACCCCATTAGTCCATATTATGagtatatgttgatctattgtAATCTGGTGTTGTTAAAGGTGATGGGTGCCTGGATACACCCATGGTTTCATCTATAGGTTAAGGGAGCTTTGTAAAAACCTTGTTTATGTGTTAGGGATGATTCTATGTCCAGTTTGTGGTTTGGTTGCTGGTAtgttgacatttttttctttgagtAGTGTTGTACTATGGGTTCCACATCCAGGTAAAATCTAAGggttttgagtcccttcaaaacttgtggagttttgggtcccctcaaaacctgtttacccttaataaaaaacaatacaaaAGGCAGTATTTTATAGAGGTTGTAGCCTCTAAAAACACAACAGTTCATTGCATCACCAATAAAGAAAATTCTAAAACATGAAGTTGTCATCTATAAAGATTTACCAAAACCACAAAAAACCTAATTTAGAATCTATCTCTAGAAATTGCAATTACATTCTTTACATTACTAATTTCATTTCTAAATGCACGCTAGCATCACTATCCAACATTGCAAAGTTTATATAGAAACTCTAGGAATATAATTTTTCTAATTGGAGTTTTGAATGAGTATGCACATGTGAAACTTCTATTTTCAGTTTTCCTTCGATGAATCCAAGACTTCTatttattgaggcaattgtaatgCTTTATTTGTCTCTAATCTTTTGATCAATTGATAATTGATCATGTGATCAAAAGGCTTTTTGTGTATTCAATCTGAATGAATAAAGTTTCATATGTGTTAACAATTTGTGTTATTGTTATtgagaaatttttatgtgtctcTTTTATTTTCCTCAATTGGTATCTCACCACAGTTGGATTTATTTTCTTAAGCATAAATTTGAAGCCTTTGCATTCTTCAAGaattttaaagcaatggttgagaagaAGAGTGGGTGTCTTATAAAGATTCTCAAAACAAATAAAGAGGGAGAGTTTACTTTTAATGAGTTTGGTGATTTTTGTATTAAGAATGGCATACAAAGACAACTTACTACTGCATATACACCTCAACAAAACGTTATTTCTAAAAGAAAGAATTTTACCATTATGGAAATGGCATGAAGCGTGATGCAGACAAAGAATCTTGCAAATAATTTTTGGGGAGAAGCAGTTGCCACTACTGTATATATTTTGAATCAAAGTCCCACGAAAGCAATTCAAAACATGACTCCAAAGGAAGCTTGGAGTGGTCACAAGCTTTAAGTGGCTCATTTTTAAGTCTTTGGTTACCTAGCATATGCACATGTTCTAGTTCAAAAGTGGAAGaatttggatgccaaatcccaACTTTGTATCTATGTGGGATATTCTATTGCAACTAAAGGATATAGATTCTATAATCCTGACACAAAGAAATGGATTGTTAGTcgggatgtgatttttgatgaagggggagtgtGGCAATGGAAAGAAAGTGTGCAACAAAACTCATCAATAATCACCAACATGGAAGATAATAGTCTTACTCCTCTCCCCACAAGCTCAAATGAAAGTTCAAGTTCCAATTCTAGTCCTCCAAGCTCACCAATTTCTTCTCGTAGTACAAACTCGGGTGAAGACTCACCTCCACCATCACCTTCAATATCAGCTCCAAGAAACGTATGGAGTTTTGTTGATATTTATCAGAGTGCAAATACAACTCCAGTTGTTAAATTTGCTTTTCTTACTACAATTCAAGTTGAACCCTCTATGTATGAAGAAGTAGCAAAAGAACCTGTATGGGTAAATGCTATAAATAATGATATGAATTCCATTTGTAAGAATAATACTTTGGTTTTAGTTCAACTTCCCAAAATAATCAAGTGCTTGGTGTGAAATGGTTATATAAAGTCAAATATCATGTAGATGGTTCAATGGAATGACACAAGAAAAGATTAGTTTCCAAAGGTTTTGCACAAACTCCTAAAGTGGATTATTCAAAAacttttgctcctatggctagacttgatATAGTCAAGATTATATTGGCTATTGTGGCTTAATACAAATGGCCAATATTTTACATGGATGTTAAATAGACATTCATGAATGGTTCTCTAGATGAGGAAGTTTATGTGGAACAACCTATGCATTATTAAGTTCTAGGAAAAGAGCActtagtctacaagttgaagaaagccctttatggGTTAAAACAATCTCCTTGTTCCTTGTAGCTAGGATTGATAGCTATTTCATGAAGAAAGGATTCAACAGAAGCCACTCATAGCCTACCTTGTATGACCAATGTATTGATAATGATATTCTTATAGTTTtcctttatgttgatgatataatttataCAGGTAACAACAAAGCTCTCATGGAGAAGTATCAAGAAGAAatgaaacaagaatttgaaatgtcaaaatTGGGACTCATGCATTATTTTCTTGATATGGAGGTACAAAAAACATCAAAGGGTCTATATATATTTCCCAAACCAATTATGTAGTTGATTTGTTGAAGAAGTTTAGAATGGAGGCAT from Cryptomeria japonica chromosome 3, Sugi_1.0, whole genome shotgun sequence harbors:
- the LOC131072057 gene encoding endoglucanase 1 → MSGKVALLVLSLGLCLIMAVRARVDYNNRYASASHNYKDALTKSILFFEGQRSGKLPSTQRMRWRGDSALADGADQHVDLSGGYYDAGDNVKFGFPMAFTTTMLSWSVVEFGQYMGDDLQHAMDAVRWGTDYLLKATSQPGVIYVQVADPNMDHRCWERPEDMDTSRNVYKVDSQHPGSDVASETAAALAAASLVFESTDKSYSNLLLQTAMRVFDFADKYRGSYSDALSSEVCPFYCSYSGYRDELLWAAAWLQKATGNPSYVNYIQTNGPNLGADDGDNIFSWDEKHAGARVLLAKEFLVKNVKSLEDYRGHADSLICSLLPETSSSQYTPGGLLFKMSESNLQYVTSTSFLLFTYAQYLDISKQVVKCSNGVVTPTRIRTLAKRQVDYILGDNPLGMSYMVGYGTKFPQHIHHRGSSLPSVYHHPQKISCNDGFNLGLNGNGPNPNILVGAVVGGPDNNDQFRDDRNDYSHSEPATYINAPFVGALAALARYM